A single window of Nicotiana sylvestris chromosome 3, ASM39365v2, whole genome shotgun sequence DNA harbors:
- the LOC138887119 gene encoding uncharacterized protein: MEVESPTIQSILVVNEFPDIFSDELSGLPQEREIEFAIDLLPDTHPISIPPNRMASAELKELKKQLKDLLEKGFIRPSTSLWGSPVLFVWKKDGFLRMCIDYIQLNKALKDRLNSALVLTLPEGTDGYVIYFDASGIELGCVLMQHGKDTTTPSSVTEVKERQYEDPVLVHYRDTTSQKEKTLFEITEDRVIGETHYSRYSLHPGVTKMYHDIREVYWWDGMKKDIAEVVARCPNCQQVKIEHQKPRGLLQAMEIPTWKWEKCRLPMGWFDIGETTLVGPELVQQAIKKIKLIQERLLVAQSCQKSYADNRQQELEFKVDNWVFLKVLSMKGVMKFRKKKLIPRYIGPYRIIRKVGQVAHELDLPSNLESVHPVFHVSMLRKCIGDPSRIVSVDNVKGHREAII, encoded by the exons atggaagtagagtcaccaaccattcagtccatccttgtggttaatgagtttcccgatatTTTTTCTGATGAACTTTCGGGTCTTCCGcaagagcgagaaattgagtttgctattgacctactaccagatactcatccaatatctattcctcccaaTAGAATGGCCTctgcagagttgaaagagttgaagaaacaactaaaggacttgcttgaaaagggctttatcagacctagtacatcactGTGGGGATCGCCTGTGTTATTTGTATGGAAGAAAGATGGTTtcttacggatgtgtattgattatatacagttgaataag gcattaaaggacagattaaatTCAGCACTGgttctaacgctcccagaagggaccgacGGTTACGTTATCTATTTTGACGCTTCAGGCATTGAgctgggttgtgtgctgatgcagcatggtaag gatacaaCAACACCCTCATcagtaactgaagtgaaggaacgccagtacgaggatcctgtgttagttcattatagggataccacctcTCAGAAAGAGAAGACACTGTTTGAGATTACAGAAGATAGA GTTATAGgggaaactcactattctcgttattctctCCATCCAGGagtgacaaagatgtatcatgatatcagggaagtatattggtgggacggaatgaaaaaggatatagcggagGTTGTTGCTCgatgtcctaactgtcagcaagttaagattgagcatcagaaacccaggggattattgcaggctatggagattccgacttggaaatgggaa AAGTGTAGGTTGCCTATGGGGTGGTTCGATATTGGGGAAACTACattagtaggaccagaattggtacaaCAGGCAATCAAAAAAATTAAGCTTATACAAGAAAGGCTATTAGTAGCTCAAAGTTGTCAGAAGTCTTATGCGGATAATCGGCAGCAAGAATTGGAATTTAAGGTTGACAattgggtattcctaaaggtattatcaatgaaaggcgttatgaagttcagaaaaaaaaaacttatccCTCGATACATTGGACCATATAGGATCATACGCAAGGTAGGCCAGGTAGCACATGAGTTGGACTTGCCTTCGAacttggagtctgtacatccagtgtttcatgtgtctatgctccgtaaaTGTATCGGAGATCCTTCCAGAATTGTGTCAGTTGACAATGTTAAGGGTCACAGAGaagctatcatatga